The genomic stretch TTTCGACCTCGGTGGCAAACTCGTTCGCCATCGAGAAGCCCGGCCCCCCCTGCTGCCAAACTACAATCGGCACTCCTTGGGGCGGGAAGGCGCTGCCCGCGGGTTGAATCAGAAAGCCTTGGCGCTCCCCCTGAGTAGTGGTAAAGCTTACCGGATCCATCCGCACTCGGTTACTGCTGACAACGGCCTCGTTGATGGTGGTGAGCGATCGCGGCTCCGACTCGCCATCGGTTGTGAGCGCAAACAGCTCGGGCGGCTGCGTCACCGATGAAAAGCCGTATACCACAGTGTCGCCATTCTCACTAGCAACAATCGACGCCGAATCCACGGAGCCTGGCGGCAGCGGCAGGGGAGTAAGGGTTCGCTGGCCTAGGTCGTAGACATGCAGGTGGCGGTTGATGCCCTCAGTGCCCCAAAACAGCAGGCGATCGCCGCCTAAAAACTGCCCCCCTGTTTCCGTTGGCCCCCGCAGAGCGTCAGCCTCGATCGTATCTAGCACCGTCCCAGCTAGGTCATAGACCTCAAAGTAGGCTGACTCAGGAAACACGTAGGATGGATATTCCCGACCCGCCACCGCGCTGGGCCGATAGCGCTTGAGCAGCAGCCGTTGGCCATCGGGACTGAGGCTGGCCCCAGCAAAGGGGTCGCCACCACGAGCTGGAGCGGTTAGCTCTAGACGTAGCGGTTCAGATTGGGTGAAGTCAAACACTCGCACGGTGCTGTGCTGGTGAAAGGGGTTATCTACCGGATCCAGGCGGCCCAGGGCGTCTTGCACTACGGGCTTGGCCAGGCTAGGGGTGTTGGGAGTGCGATCGTACAGGCGGCGTTCCTCCCCCGACGACATCACCAGGGCCACTTGATCACCGCTCTCTGACCAGGCCAAGGGCTGAATCTGCAACCCCTCGGGCAGTTTGGCTACCTCCACTCGACGCAGCGACGGCAAAAACACCACATAGATGGTGTCCTCGTCTTCGCCGTAGACCCGCAGGGCAAACTTCGAAAAGTCGGGGGCCATGCCCAAGATTTCACCCTCTTCGGGCTGGGTGGGATAAACCTGGGTGCGCGATGCAATCTCTGTCACCCGGTTGACGCTGATGATTTCCCAGGGGCCGTAGGGATCCTGCTGCACAAACCGCAGAGTGTCGTTGCTGATCCAGCGCAGGGGCAGGTCAGGGCTGACCATGTCATACTCCAAGGCGAGGGCATCGCTCAGCGTCCCGGTGCGCAAGTTGAGAAAGTGCAAACTGCGATCTTCTGTAAAGATGCGGCTGCTGACAGCCACCACCAGGGTAGAGCCGTCGGGGCTTAGGGTGCTGAGTACCTCAATCTGCCGCACCCCGAGCAGGGCATCGAGCCGAGTTTGTTCAGCCTCGGATAGGGGCGGTACCTCAAATCCTTCAAGCTCTACGGAGATGATCTCTGCTTGGCCTGGAACTGCCGCTATCACAGCCGCGAGGGTGGCTAGGGCGAGCGATCGCAGCATTGCGGCCCTAAGAGAACAGCGGCGACTTAACCCACTGCCCCAACCACCAAAATTACGCCAGGAATTCGCCACCGTGGCCCTGTAATTAAAGACAAGTCATCATAGCGCCATCCCCATACCTGGCGGGTGATCTAACCAGAGTTTGTTAACAACCCTGCCACCCCTCTCGCCGAGAGCAGCCCAGCGAGCTACCGTGAAAGAAATTCACCCCCTACCGCCCGTGACCCAGGTCGTGACCCAGGAATTTCAGCTTTCGATTACCCCCCTGGGGCCAGACACCTACCTGCTGCGCACCGAAGTCGTGGCTCCTGGGGTACCCCTGGCCGAAGCTCAGGTCACCTGGCCTTTAGCAACCTGGCTGTCCCAGGCCGAGGCGTTGTTTCAGGATCCACTACAGGCCCTGCTCGCTGCCCCTACTGCCCCCGTCTCCACCTCTGACCCTTGGACACAACTTGGTCAAACCCTCCACCAGGGCCTGTTTCAGGGACGCATTCGCGATAGCTGGGTCGCCGCTCAAGGCGTGGCTCAAAACCGACGGCAACCTCTGCGGCTGCGCTTGGGGTTCAAAGACAGTCGGGTGCAGCGCCTCCCCTGGGAACTGCTTTACGACGACGATCGCCCCCTAGCCACCGGCCTCGATGTCACCCTGTGCCGCTATTACCAAGCCCAAACGGTAACCGACCTGGCGGCTATGGTCCCCCTCTCCCCCGCCAGCGACCCTATCCGCTTACTGGTGATTATCTCGGCTCCCAGCGACCAGGAGCGCCTAGCCCTGCGCCAGGAGGTACAAAGTTTAATCGACAGTCTTCAAGCAACTCGGCTAGGCTACCTAACTTTAGAACTGACGATTTTAGAACAGCCGGGACGGCCTGAGCTGGCCCAGGCGCTAGAGCAGGGCAAGTTCCAAATTCTCCACTACGCAGGCCACAGCGAGGCCGGCGATACTGGCGGCGATCTGTTTCTAGTCAATCGTCAGACTGGTCTGACGGAAAGGCTCAGCGGCGAAGACCTCGCAGGCCTGCTAGTCAACAACGGCGTTCGCCTAGCGGTGTTTAACTCCTGTCGCGGGGCCTACACTCCCCAAGATGATGCTCAGGCCGGCTGGCGTGACCAAAACCTGGTGCAGGCCCTAGTCAACCGAGGGGTTCCCGGCGTCATCGCTATGGCCGATCGCATCCCCGACGATGTGGCCCTCACCTTTACTCAGCTGCTTTACCGCAACCTGCACCAGGGCCACCCCATCGACCTCTGCCTCAGCCGAGTACGCCAGGGGCTGATGTCGGCCTACGGATCAGATCAGCCCTTTTGGATGCTGCCTCTGCTTTACCTGCGCCCCGACTTCGACGGCTACCTTTACGCCCATGACAGCGCCGCTGCCTCAGAAAGCGGTTTTGGCGATGATGATCTAGCCGAGGCCG from Leptolyngbya subtilissima AS-A7 encodes the following:
- a CDS encoding alpha/beta hydrolase family protein, translated to MLRSLALATLAAVIAAVPGQAEIISVELEGFEVPPLSEAEQTRLDALLGVRQIEVLSTLSPDGSTLVVAVSSRIFTEDRSLHFLNLRTGTLSDALALEYDMVSPDLPLRWISNDTLRFVQQDPYGPWEIISVNRVTEIASRTQVYPTQPEEGEILGMAPDFSKFALRVYGEDEDTIYVVFLPSLRRVEVAKLPEGLQIQPLAWSESGDQVALVMSSGEERRLYDRTPNTPSLAKPVVQDALGRLDPVDNPFHQHSTVRVFDFTQSEPLRLELTAPARGGDPFAGASLSPDGQRLLLKRYRPSAVAGREYPSYVFPESAYFEVYDLAGTVLDTIEADALRGPTETGGQFLGGDRLLFWGTEGINRHLHVYDLGQRTLTPLPLPPGSVDSASIVASENGDTVVYGFSSVTQPPELFALTTDGESEPRSLTTINEAVVSSNRVRMDPVSFTTTQGERQGFLIQPAGSAFPPQGVPIVVWQQGGPGFSMANEFATEVEMPLNLLPNFGLAVLVVPLSGREGFGPEFYRALADNQNFGQLDLQEGAEIVRQMIQQGWTTANQVGITGCSYGGYYTAQFTSQYPQLAAAANPQCSLLDTLTEWQLGYSSLLSYLVGQTPMEAPSAYLQTSPLYNAASIRTPTLLFHGAEDFLQVDVARNFHDVIERAEVPVTLYEFQGVGHSLYGSGHQSLAAQLQIEFFRQYLQP